The genomic region GCAATGCGCCAGATACTTGATATTGTTGACGCTTTGGAGAAAACGGAAGCAGTATCCACAACTGAACGAAAAGTTGTGTGGCGCCTAGTTGAGGCGCACACAAACTCGCCTCCGCTAACAATCACGGCAGAGGCGTTTCCTGTTAATCCTACTGTTTCAATTGGCCTAATTGCTGATCAGCTCGCGAGCACTTTTGCGGCCGGGATACAGTGCCTGCTTGAGGGGCAAAGTCCTGAGTGGATTGGTCATGAAGTTGCTTCGCCACTAAAGAGGGCGTTCCAGCGGAACATGAACGGTGTCGGTCGTACCAGGATTGAACTTGCGGAAGGTCGTGCAATCGACGTAGTACCGTCTACTGCGCAAGCAGCCGTCATAGCGCTTGATCGCATCGAACTAAACAGCCGTGCGGACATTCCGGATCTTCGCCACACAGAATATGGCGATATTGAAACCGAAGTTTGTGGGATAACCCGCTGGAACGACAAGCCAGCTTTGGTAGTCGTGGAGCGCTTGTCGCGCGAGAAGGTTACCTGCGTCCTGAGCGCAGAATTAGCAGAAAAGCTCGGACCCTCGCATCGGTGGCATGAGGCTTGGGATGGTCAGCGGCTTCTTGTGACAGGTGCTATGCACTACGGTTCCGATGGCGGTCTCAAGAGAATAGACGCCATTGCCGCCGAAGATATGCCTTGGACTTCCGTATCAATCGCTGATTTGAAGAGTGTCGATATCCTAGGTGGGTTATCCGTCAGTGAGCATCTTTCCAAGTTGAGAGGTCGCGATTTTGGCTAGGCCATCAAAGATATATTGGGATAGTTGTGCTTGGCTTGGATTCTTGAATGGGGAGCCAGACAAGAAGCGAGAACTTGAAATCGTTTATGAACAAGCCCGAAAGGGATACTATGAGCTTTGGACATCAACACTGTCGATGGTTGAGGTTCGGCGTCTTGATTCTGAAAAGTACGTCCCAAAACCCCTCAGCGATGAAAATGCGATTATAATCCAGCGTCTATTTCGACAGCCGTTTGTAAAGGCTATTCCCCTTGGTGTTGAAATCGCTGACAGCGCAAGAGATTTGTTTCGACTGACCCCGGGGCTTACGAAATTTCAAGACGCAATCCATCTTGCTTCAGCGTTGAGATGGGACTCTCAGATAATGCATACATATGACAACGATGATCTTCTGCACTTAAATCTAAAATTCAAATGCAAGAACGGTGAAAAACTCAACATATGCTATCCCGATGAGACAACTGATGGTCCCCTCTTCTCTCAAAACAATAACAAGAGGCCGGGTTAGTAAAATTGAAGTAAGATCATGAAAGCTTGGCTCCGACCAGAGCAGGGGGCGCATTCAATGCGTATCATAGTACGATGAAGCACAATCTGACACTGGACCGAGCTCTGGCTGCAATGAATATTTGGCTCGTCTAAATAGTAAATTTTGTCGCAACATAATATTATTATTTTGATAAGTTATCATATATTGTGCTTGGCAAGAAGGTCTGCGTGTATGGAACTCAAACTGCGGCCGATGTTCAGCTACTTTATCCACTTATCAATTATGAATTTCGAAACTCCATCGCTGATACCTCTCCATGCGGCGGTGTTGTTAGTAGCATCTACGACGTAGAGAGAGTCATTTTTGTCCATTGCTGGCCAAATTGCATTGACGGCTTGTTCTGCAGTT from Prosthecodimorpha staleyi harbors:
- a CDS encoding type II toxin-antitoxin system VapC family toxin gives rise to the protein MARPSKIYWDSCAWLGFLNGEPDKKRELEIVYEQARKGYYELWTSTLSMVEVRRLDSEKYVPKPLSDENAIIIQRLFRQPFVKAIPLGVEIADSARDLFRLTPGLTKFQDAIHLASALRWDSQIMHTYDNDDLLHLNLKFKCKNGEKLNICYPDETTDGPLFSQNNNKRPG